A stretch of the Oceanicola sp. D3 genome encodes the following:
- a CDS encoding anti-sigma factor domain-containing protein gives MSETATYDEDDIALAGEYVLRLLVAEEVAAFEARLAAEPALRDLVTEWQEGLATLADEVAETPPAALWPRIEAAAYGEATPGRAGISPWRWLTGGLVAALIAVALFFAVPPGPVAPPTHQAQISAEDGSLVVQAALSAEGELHLIREAGTARPGRALELWLIAEGAPAPVSLGVLPEAEDVRIEVPEALRAAFTGGTLAISDEPPGGSPTGAPTGDVLAAAQVQAL, from the coding sequence ATGAGCGAGACGGCCACATACGACGAAGACGACATCGCCCTCGCGGGCGAATATGTCTTGCGTCTGCTTGTGGCCGAAGAGGTCGCCGCCTTCGAAGCCCGTCTGGCCGCCGAGCCCGCGCTGCGCGATCTCGTCACCGAGTGGCAGGAGGGCCTCGCAACGCTGGCCGATGAGGTGGCCGAAACGCCCCCCGCCGCGCTCTGGCCCCGCATCGAAGCGGCAGCCTACGGCGAGGCCACCCCCGGCCGCGCGGGCATCTCGCCGTGGCGCTGGCTGACCGGCGGTCTCGTGGCCGCCCTCATCGCCGTTGCCCTCTTCTTCGCCGTGCCGCCCGGCCCCGTTGCGCCTCCGACCCATCAGGCGCAAATCTCCGCCGAAGACGGCTCGCTGGTGGTGCAGGCCGCACTCAGCGCCGAGGGCGAGCTGCACCTGATCCGCGAGGCCGGCACCGCCCGCCCGGGCCGTGCGCTGGAGCTCTGGCTGATCGCCGAGGGCGCGCCCGCACCGGTCTCGCTCGGCGTGCTGCCAGAGGCCGAAGACGTGCGCATCGAGGTGCCCGAAGCCCTGCGCGCCGCCTTCACCGGCGGCACCCTCGCCATCTCCGACGAACCCCCCGGCGGCTCCCCCACCGGCGCCCCCACGGGTGATGTTCTGGCGGCAGCGCAGGTGCAGGCGCTCTAA
- a CDS encoding sigma-70 family RNA polymerase sigma factor, with translation MVTTEDIEGMIARCGLGDRSAFADLYQATSSKLFGICLRILKERSEAEDALQEVYLRIWRKADSYTAGGPSPMAWLSTVTRNLAIDRLRAKAPPADELEDAPPLVASGPTPEQSAVAAGEAARIGACLGELEPERSAAVRGAYLEGATYDELASRYSVPLNTMRTWLRRSLIKLKECLER, from the coding sequence ATGGTAACGACGGAAGATATCGAGGGGATGATTGCGCGATGCGGTCTGGGAGACCGTTCTGCCTTTGCCGACCTTTATCAGGCCACCAGCTCGAAACTTTTTGGCATCTGCCTCCGTATCCTCAAGGAGCGGTCCGAAGCCGAAGATGCGCTGCAGGAGGTTTACCTGCGGATCTGGCGGAAAGCCGATAGCTACACGGCGGGCGGGCCGTCACCCATGGCCTGGTTGTCGACGGTCACGCGCAACCTCGCCATCGACCGTCTGCGGGCCAAGGCCCCCCCGGCGGACGAACTTGAGGATGCGCCGCCACTGGTCGCTTCCGGCCCCACGCCCGAGCAATCGGCGGTGGCCGCTGGCGAGGCCGCCCGGATCGGCGCGTGCCTTGGCGAGCTGGAGCCCGAGCGCTCCGCTGCGGTGCGCGGTGCCTATCTTGAGGGCGCCACATATGATGAGTTGGCAAGCCGCTACAGCGTGCCACTCAACACGATGAGAACATGGCTGCGACGCAGCCTGATAAAACTGAAAGAGTGCCTCGAAAGATGA